Proteins from a genomic interval of Rhipicephalus microplus isolate Deutch F79 unplaced genomic scaffold, USDA_Rmic scaffold_20, whole genome shotgun sequence:
- the LOC142785258 gene encoding uncharacterized protein LOC142785258 — MASRWAKEAQSLHGLHVLRSAHFLTLLAEAVGVSWCHTTALFDLQLESLQRRDTTTNSGTTDVRVGMLLMDYRAQAAATRMLVADVFLTLSKAVAAVWLEAATLLSDLEPEPASPQPELYNLFVNGATASLCSCLKLCQRHAAFLELTEQAAHPSALDAHRHASHRWSTQCDRLFDLTVDLLADFEERVYEKLFLP, encoded by the exons ATGGCCTCTCGCTGGGCCAAGGAGGCGCAGAGTCTGCACGGACTGCACGTCCTGCGGAGCGCGCACTTCCTCACCCTGCTAGCCGAGGCCGTGGGCGTCTCCTGGTGCCACACCACGGCTCTCTTCGACTTGCAGCTAGAGTCGCTTCAGCGCCGAGACACGACCACGAACAGCGGCACTACTGACGTGCGCGTCGGCATGCTGCTCATGGACTACCGGGCTCAGGCCGCCGCCACGCGAATGCTCGTGGCCGACGTCTTCCTCACCCTGTCCAAG GCCGTCGCTGCGGTGTGGCTCGAGGCGGCAACGTTGCTGTCGGACCTTGAGCCGGAGCCCGCGAGCCCCCAGCCCGAGCTGTACAACCTGTTCGTGAACGGCGCCACGGCGTCGCTGTGCAGCTGCCTCAAACTGTGCCAGCGTCACGCCGCGTTCCTCGAGCTCACCGAGCAGGCGGCGCATCCCAGTGCCTTAGACGCGCACAGGCACGCGTCGCATCGGTGGAGTAcgcagtgcgatcggctgttcgACCTCACCGTCGACTTACTCGCCGACTTCGAGGAGCGAGTCTACGAGAAGCTCTTCCTTCCCTAA